From the Anaeromyxobacter dehalogenans 2CP-1 genome, the window CGCCTTCATCCCCTTCACGCAGCTCGTGATGATCACCACGTCGTCCTCGCGCTTCGCGAGGTGCATCTGCTTGAAGGCGGGGTGGACGTCGCCGTCCGAGCAGGCGAGGAAGCGGGTCGCCATCTGCACGCCGGCGGCGCCCGCCGCGAGGAAGCGCGAGACGTCGGCGGCGTCCACGCCGCCGGCCGCGATCACCGGGAGCGACGTCGCCGCGATCACCTCGTCGACCAGCGTGGGCAGCGGGTGGCCGATGTCGCCGATGTGGCCGCCCGCCTCGGCGCCCTCCGCCACCACGAAGTCCGCGCCCCACTTCTCGTACATGGCCGCGAGCCGGCCGGAGGAGACGATGCCGCAGAACGGCACGCCGCCCTCGCGGCACCAGCGCACGATCTCGCGCGAGATGCCGGCGCCCTGCACGAGGAACGACACCTTCTCCTCGATCGACACGCGCGCGAGCGCCTCGAAGTCGTCCTTGTTGATGGCCGCCATCAGGTTCACGCCCACGAACCCGCCCGGCGCCTCGGCCCGCGCGCGGCGGATCTCGCCGCGGAGCTGCTCCGGCGTCTTCAGCACCGCCGAGATGGTGCCGACGCCCACCAGCCGCGCGCCGCGATGGCGCGCCACCTTGCCGGCGAGGCCGTCGGAGGCGTGGATGCCCATCCCGCCCTGCACCAGCAGGCGCTGACCGGCGCGCACCAGCGCCTCGATCGCCGCGCGGTCGAGGCGCGGGAACGGCGCGGGGGTCTCCTCGGGGTGAACGGGGGTCGCGTCGGCGGTCATGTGGGCTCCACCGCGCCCGGAGGGAGGAGGGCGCGAGGAGGCGGAAGCTACGCCCGCCGTGTCACGCGCATGTCACCGCTCCGCCGACGCGGCGCGCCGGCGCGGTGCGGCTCGGACGCTCCGTCTCGC encodes:
- a CDS encoding NAD(P)H-dependent flavin oxidoreductase, yielding MTADATPVHPEETPAPFPRLDRAAIEALVRAGQRLLVQGGMGIHASDGLAGKVARHRGARLVGVGTISAVLKTPEQLRGEIRRARAEAPGGFVGVNLMAAINKDDFEALARVSIEEKVSFLVQGAGISREIVRWCREGGVPFCGIVSSGRLAAMYEKWGADFVVAEGAEAGGHIGDIGHPLPTLVDEVIAATSLPVIAAGGVDAADVSRFLAAGAAGVQMATRFLACSDGDVHPAFKQMHLAKREDDVVIITSCVKGMKARAVRNAFTERLARGEAVPPRSKLWWFGKDGYRGRRGSCIQCLGEGLCKARASGFKESFCITDALLEAAVHGDTEAGLFYTGQSITRIGERDASDLPRAAEILTDLEQRLADEARPSDAGSQARPAAVGAAA